The following is a genomic window from Peromyscus leucopus breed LL Stock chromosome 12, UCI_PerLeu_2.1, whole genome shotgun sequence.
aatgacccaaAGACAACTCTGTCACCCAGGCCCACcctagcatgggtgacagctcacagcgCTGGGAACTCgaacacactgcacagcctgcaggcagtccAATGgtttggagagtgtcctttccaggaaTCACAGAAAAGCTCGGCTTGTGATTCACACAGGCCCTGGAGCCCAATGGCTAGTTCCCAAGTAGATGttctatggttttgtttgtgGAGGTCCCCTGACATATTGTAGACCTGTGTCCGTAGAAGCTGACTGGCTGAGAGCTAAATGACCCCTCCACCAGGGCGCAGCCAGGACTGGGAGGCAGGGCAAGCAAAACACTCTCAGCCCCAAATCAGACTTATGGTATCAAATGCTCAATAACTTCTGATTGAACGAGTTTAGTATTAGAGCTAAGGCACAACTGCAGAACATTTCTGTGACAGGCCCttcaacacatgcacatatagatGCAGTgtttaaatgttgttttaaacAACTATTCTTTTCCATGTAAATATTGTCCTACTTCAAACTATTTGAAAAAATGAATTATCTGCTTAAATAATTAAAGTTTACCCAGTGGGAAGGATTTCTGTCCCAGAAATGTCAAACTGTTAATTAGTTTCTCTCAACTACAGTCTATATTTAGCAAAGAGTATACCACCCCCCATGACATGAATGAACAGCACAGAACAGTCAAAGACAAAGAATAAGACAAGTCATCCCATAGATCAACTCCTGAGTGACTTCTTGACCTGCTCCATGGGAGAGGAGTCTTCAGCCTTCCATAATCTTACTTCTCTTGTCtggtacagaggtcagaggtgacCTGAGACCACAAGGAGGGAAAGCCAGTTGGTCTTTTCAGCATACCGGTTATTGAAAAATACGTGCTTCTATAGAAAGGACTTTAAATATGTTGCAGTTATATTTCCACCTATAGGCATCCCTTCTTCTGGACAATAGAGACTACCGGAAACTGAAAATTTGAGCATCAAATGAGATggatggaaggaggagaggaggggagtgtAAGAGATTAGAGACACATCAGACAGTTGAAGAATTGAAATCAATGGAGTCGATTTCAAAAGTTGTTATAGTTTGCTTTGGTCCCtatatatgagaaaaagaaatatacatgAAAACGTGCAGTGAAATGCCTtctgttttagtttgtttctcAAATACTTTGTTGTACCAAAATTCTGGAGCAAGAAGCTCTCCTATGAAGGCACTTTATACAGTACTTGCATCTGTTGCCAGGTCACTGATGTGTGAAGACACTTAATAAACAGTGATGGGTTGACAGCTAAAAGAAAAACTCTTGCTGGGTGCAATAGCAAACACCTCTATTCCAAGTACTTGGGAAGATGAAGCagaaatgtcttaacttcaaggCCTCCCTaggtacacagtgagagcctaactcaaaaacaaaaacaaaaccaaaaaaaactaaacaaaacaaaacaaaaacactgctaCAAAGATGTAGCACAGCACAGAGACCAAGCAAAGATGAAGGTAGCTATGGTTTGcaaaagaaaattctcttttaatcGAAGTTGTAACCTGAAATAAAAGAGAACTTTCGTGATTGAGTTACAACAGCAGGTGAGAAGGTAAAAATAGCTGTTagtgtttttaaaacatgtttgtaAACTCCATAAATCCCAATAGCACCTACAGCTAGACTTGGTATTGATCCCCAGAGagaagaagtgggggggggggtgtaagggaaggagggaagagaaaatgaaaggaagggagagaggaaagggaggagggaggagagggaaagagaaaaacagaaagaaggaagtggggagaaagACATGAATGGAATGACAAAAACATGAagtcataaataaaagtaaaagatgcAGTCTAAACCATTTTAACAATGAGTTTATCCAGATAGGGCTGATTGTGAAACAAAAGAGCCAGATAAAATGGGAATAATCCCATGCCCTAACTGCAATCCCAGTGtttgctgtgtggtgtgtgtgtgtgtgtgtgtgtgtgtgtgtgtgtgtgcgcgcgctcacGCGCTCGTACAAACTTCATTGTTTGGGAAGATTGAAATTCTCTCCGTATGCAATGAAAAcctaataaatatatcaacacaGTGAGAAATAGAGCATCTTCATCAGCAATTTACAGTTCTATAACAGTATTTTAAAGGTGACATGGAAGGCTGCAATCAAATAATTTGGCCTCCCAAAAAAGCCACATTCTttaaaagaagtgaaaaataaaaatgtttgattcatttcttaatttctggatttaagaaaacaaatcaaacatcTCAAATAAAGAAGTCCAAAAAACACCTAAGTTTCACAGTCAAgtacaaataaagaaaaccacaaccacaGCCAACACCAATCACAGGGCGCTGCTTGTGGGCCTTCAGAAGACTGGCAGAAATGACGCTTTTTAACCTGTTTTCATGTTCGTCCAAGATcttgaaagagagggagagagagacagagagagcagacggaggggagagagaaagactgcaTCAAGACGCTCCCTTGATTTCCCAAGTTCCTAAGACACATGGAAAGTAAGAACACTTACCAGATTCAGCATCTAACTTCAGCGATGGACCCAACAGCAACCCTTCTGTATTTGGATTACTATGAAGATTCAAGCACAGATCATCCTATCATGGAAACTCTCTCCCACACTTCCTACACATCTGTCTTTCTCCCTATCTTTTACACAGCTGTGTTCCTGACTGGAGTATTGGGGAATTTCATCCTCATGGTTTCACTGCATTTCAAACATGGCAACCGAAGATTGATCGACATCTTCATCATCAACCTGGCTGCCTCTGACTTCATTTTCCTTGTCACGCTGCCTCTTTGGGTGGATAAGGAAGCCTCTCTGGGACTGTGGAGGACTGGCTCTTTCCTGTGCAAGGGCAGCTCCTATGTGATCTCAGTGAACATGCACTGCAGTGTCTTCTTGCTCACTTGCATGAGCATGGACCGCTACCTGGCCATCATGTGCCCAGCCTTATCCAGAAGAGTGAGAAGGAGAAACTGTGCCTATGCAGTCTGTACCAGTGTCTGGGTCATCTCGTGCCTCCTGGGACTGCCCACTCTTCTGTCCAGGGAGCTCACTCACATGGATGGCAAACCATACTGTGCAGAGAAGACACCCACTCCGCTGAAACTGATGTGGGGTCTGGTAGCCTTAATTGTCACCTTTTTCGTCCCCCTGTTGAGCATTTTGACCTGCTACTGTTGCATCACGAGGAGGCTGTGTGCTCATTACCAACAGTCAGGAAAGCATAACAAAAAGCTGAGGAAGTCCATAAAGATCATCATTATTGTGGCATCAGCCTTCATCTTCTCCTGGTTGCCCTTCAATACTTTCAAGCTCCTGGCCATTGTCTCAAGGTTGCAGCCAGAATACCAGTTTTCCGTGGCATCTTTCCAGCTGGCCATGGAGGTATGTGGGCCCTTGGCCTTCGCCAACAGCTGTGTCAACCCTGTGATTTACTATGTCTTTGACAGCTATATCCGCCGGGCCATTGTACGCCGTCTGTGCCCTTGTCTGAAGAACTATGACTTGGGGAGCAGCTCTGAGACATCAGACAGTCACCTCACTAAGGCTCTTTCCAACTTCATCCATGCAGAGGATTTTGTCAGGCGAAGGAAGAGGTCTGTGTCGCTCTAAAGGGAGCTTTGACATTTCAAGCTCTGTGGGCACTCTTAGGACATCGGTTTTTGTCagcaaatgagaaagagaaaagcattaAAGATGAAATTCACATTGCTTCATAAAGCCAAGAaagtgttgatttttttaaaagtccccCGGAAGAGCTCCTGTGTTGTGGATATAATTAGGCCATATGCTGCATTTTGAGCTAAATGGTCTTACTTGGCAATCAAGCCATCCAGGCAAAATACAAGCTCCATTATCCTTGAACACGTGGGTTGATTTCCTCATGTACATCAGTGAACCTACAGGCCTTTCAGGACCATCCACCCCACTGTTCACACTGGGCTGTGTTTTGAAGAGACACTTTCATCTGGTAAGCAACATATCGGGCTGCAGGATAACAAAAAAAGTATACTTGTACTCTGTAACTCACAGTCTCTGAGTGACTGAGATGGATTCTGGTCCCATTTCACAGTCTGTCTGGTGAGTCTTCATCTCCTTCCAGCACTGGCTTTCATCCCAGGCCATTCTTAACAGCTTTGGTCTGGCAGGAAAAGTTCATGAAGATAAAGCCACTTTGTATTGTGTTTATGAACCAGGACCTACCTCATCACCTGATCTAAAGTATGTTAACAAGGAAGCATGGTGCAAAGTTTGACCTTTGCCTTATAAGAAACACTGGTAACAATGCAGCTTATTATAATGCTAGTGTAACTGCTTTTTAAGGTTTTAATATGGTGTTTGTTTTCATTGCCTTTATAAATTAGAATCTGACTTTGTTGTAATTACATGTTTTTAATTAGCTGTCATCCAGTTATCAAATGAAAACGTTACTACTAATGTAATTGGGGCTTGGAGGTTTGGGCCCACCCCTATGCAGATTTATCACTTGGGGTTCTAATTAAAATGTTAGTGCTGCACATTCCTCTAACAATTCTTTTGCTTGGTGTATATAATTTCAAGATGACATGGGAAGTTCTGTAGCCagccaaagaaaaagaactgtagCAGAACTGGTACTAGTATCTTCCGTATGCTTTCAATCCTAAAGGCCTTGCTGAGTCTCCTTACCTAATACAATACTAAGTCGGCTTACaccattatttaaagaaaaaaaaatgcaattaatagcaacaacaaaaggcCACCCCAGCAAGTGGGCTATTGTAAGTTTGGGCTttgattccagaaaaaaaaatggggttttaGTCCCATTGTTGGCCTAAATGAATTATCTTTTGACCACTAAATGTTGAacttagaaataagaaaatacagaTTATTTTCAGGGACCAGCTTATTGAATTTCCTCCCAAGTATCTTTCATAGTAAGAGAAATCTCAAACATTGGACATGTTCTTACAGTGAACCTATTTTGAAGGGGAAGGTACCGGTTTGGGTTTGACAAAGTATTCAATTTGTTCTGTACACTGttaccaaataaaatattatgtccttttataagcattttttcatattaaaatattaattttaataacattaaTACCAGTACCAAAAATGTGGTAAGCAGCTATTTAATAGATTGTTGCATTTATAGAAGAAAGACTGTGTAAACCATAGCAAATAAAGTTTTCTGACAAACTTCAAAATTGAATTCAAAATGGTTGAACAGTTCCTCAAAGCTTAAGCAAAAGCAGAACACAGAACACCAAGGGTACATTTTTATCATACAGAATAATAAAACACCTTAATAGTCATGGGAGTTACCGCTTTTGagaaatgcctttaaaaaattaaccagCTGAGAAAGTCATTCAAAATGAGAAAGCCTAAGATATAACTGTAAGCACTGTCTTAATGTCGGGTCTTAACTGTTCTGACAACCAATATCAAAACTGAATAAAACAACACACACTGCCAATAATTTTTAGAAGATAAACACATTCTAACTTGCAGGTTACACCCAGGCTtagtaaaacaaaatgacagtaaTAACCTAAAATAATATAGTAAGGttgcttattttcatttatttaagccATTCTTTGTCtttaacaacaaaaccaaaagtataCCGATGTTCAAAGCATTTCTAAAGTAGTTTTTACTGAATTTATCCCCAAAGAAGCCCTCCATTAAACCCTTGATAAAGTTTTACCTGATCATCAATGAttagttttcagaaaaatataatGAAGACATACATAGTCACAGGCACATATCTAAAGATCGGAACTAACCTGATACATCTTGCGATTCATGTAATCTGTCCCCTCTGACATGCCAAATCACTTCTGTGATGACCATAATAACTAGAGGAAGCTATGCATATGACTGAGGTGATCTATCACTGGGGTCAcaagctcatttctttttttttaaatgcagaaagCACAGTATATGGTGGTGGGTGGAAGAAATCTTGCCCTATGATTCATCTCATCCCCTCAAATCACTCTCCTTTCTCACTGGCAATCTCAGAAGTGTGAAATGACTTGTCTGCTGTGTCTGGCCTCATAAAAGAGTAAGCCTAGGTTTTTCTACAGAGCTCATTCACAAAAGTCGAGCGATACTAAAATAACTGTGAATGTGTTATTAAAAGTCATGCCACAGGTGTAGCCTGCTGGCTGGACGATGGCCGCAGCCTTGCCAGAGGGGAAGAACCAGAGGGTCATTCAAACCACTGAATTATTTGCATTTACTAGCTATTCCAAGTTCCTTTGTCTCCTGTAAATGAGGCTTGGATTTCCTTCTGCAAAACCTATGACTATCTGCTTGCTTTAagtcaactttttttaaaaattatttttttattggagAGAAAGTAATTGTGGCTAGAATTTATATAGAGTTGTCCAAGGTGAAGAGCCTTCCAttgttctgattttattttgcagATGTAAAAAAAGTCTACCTTACAATGAGTTGCCCTTGTTTCTGGTTAGCTTAGTCATTTTCATAATAGAACTATATTTCATGACTGAATTGATAAATTAGAATTGTGTCATAAATATGATGACCCAGTCCCCCAAAACCCTGCTAGTACACCAAACTGTTAAAATAGGTTCTTAGGACACAGTGAATTATCAGTTCCAATAAAGAGTCTACTTGTTATATGTATTAAGTTAGTATGCACAAGATTTCTAAAGCCcaaatgtactttaaaattacCATGGGACATTTTTTACTTGACTGCATGTGGTTAGGTTGAAATGTAGTCCAGTTAGACAAGTGTCCGTTCAGAAGACCTGTGATACAATGCTAaccttatttttataatttgtccTTTGTCTCTAACTGATGTTACCAGTCTAACACttcttggttatttttgtttctaattaagAAGGTTCCTATCACTCCCTTCTAAGAATTAGTCTTCATTAACAGTGCTCCATACTTGTCAACATTGATAGGAATTTTAACACTTTCATTAGTGCTTATCaattctttttagaaaatatttacttttaccTCATTGCTTATTCAAAGGAAAGTATAAAACATTCTCCTTCCTAGCGTATTTGTGATCTGTGTTCCATAAATGCATCCTGGTATTTGCTCTTTGTTATGTATAAAGCATGAGTTATAAGCTATTTGtacatcaaataaaattttatgcatAAAAATGATATAGCACTAAagaccactttttaaattttttcctctgCTAGTCCTCAGCAAACTCACCTTTGCTCTTATAAAGTACAGTCCTCTGCTATTAATGGCAATCAATTGTGAAATTTTCACATATCCTTGAATTTGTCAATTCCAGAATAACATCATCAACTTCATAGAAATTTAGTGAAGTGTAACATTCAGAAAAACTGCCTGGATTACAGAAAATGAGCCTAAATGGGGTATCGGTCCTAAGTATATGACCTCACTCTAGATAAATGGTTCGATTTCTCTTCTCGATGTTTGTGGTTTGAATATATGATTTTTATGCTATAGATCTGTGGGGTTCTTTAAAAGCAATCATATCACACACACTGTTCTAAACACAGTGTTAATCATAAACAATGTGTTGTGACACTTTGTTAAATCTCctcattgtatgtatgttttgtaaAGCAGATACACTGTAGTTACCCTATTGACAAAAACACTTTCTCGTGTGTACAAACTTAATAATACAAACCTATAGTGCAATCACAGCTAATAAGCATCTATTACATTTTGTTATCGTGATTAAGTATCTTATTGTGGTTTCTCAGAACACAGAAAACTTTCACCTTTTACTAATGTTCTAGGTAAATTACTTGAGCTGAATGTAGCTGTTCTCTATGTACTTGTTAAACTATGGAATACAATGTGGCTGTAAAGGAAAGAACATGCAAATGCAAAACTAAGTGGCACCTGTAAGTATGTCAACACTTCATGACAAACGCGAATGGACTAAATGCTCTGGTAACAGTTTAAACAAATAGCCTGCTCCTAGATTGATTTAGGGTCCATATATCTATTCTCTCCATCATCTGTCTGGGACTCTATTAGATTATAGTGTGTAAAGATGCCAAAGTAGAACATAACTTATTCATGAAGTTaccctaaaatttttttttaataatcaaagAATGGAGTACTGATACTCAAGAAGGGCCTGTTCTATTTAAGATGATTACAAGTCAAATGTATTTCTTTGGTCTTTTCCAATGCTGGTGAAAAACACACACTTACTGTACAGCAGCCATTGCTTATTGCTTCAGATAACAGAGGGCTGAGTGTAGTCacctggggggtggagggtggctACTCCCTCAAGAAAGTGAAAATGCTGCCTCTGTtcttaaaagttgttttttagACTCCatagattattttaaagacaagaggaattctgaacagttttatgtttatattattattattgttgttgttgttgttgttgtttttcaagacagggtttctctgtgtggctttgctcctttcctggaactcactctgtagaccaggctggcctcgaactcacagagatccacctgcctcttcctcccgagcgctgggattgaAGCCACGgtcgccgccgctgccaccaccaccctcttaTGTTTATTTTCAGAGGACAAACTACAGAGGTGTGCAGAGGGGTGTGGTgaggcacgcctttaattccaatacttgggaggcagaggcagagacaggaggatctctgtgagttcaaggccagctaggtctATAGAGCTagaaaaatcttgtcttgaaaatcaaaaattaaaaaaaaaaagaaagaaagagaggagagagagagagagagagagagagagagagagagagagagagagagagagagagagagagagagagagagagagagatgtgcaaAGCAAAGCAGACATCTCTGAAGAACTTTCCAGATTCCGTAACTGGGTAAGATGCCCTCTCGCTTGCCCTCAGTCTCCAGCAAAAGCAAAACTAACAGCTCAGGTAGAGAAGTGGAAAATGAGAAACGGAACTCCGCCTGCGGTTTCGCTTTTGAAGCTGAAATACAGATTCGCAGGGCTTGCAGGCAGATGGAAAGGGCTTCTCTGTTTGTAATGAAAAGGTTCATGAAATGCAGACCTGACTCCTGCATCGCCAAACTAGTTCAAAATCAGTTGAGAATTGAAAGAATGAATGCAGAACTACATGATCCATGAAGCTTCAAGGGTTTAAAGTCAAAGCCACTTTATCTCCACAACTAAAGCAAAGCACACCGGCGATAGTCTCGCGGAAAATGTTCACATAAACAATCAAAGGTGACCATAGTAAAGTAACAAAACACAGTCTTACCTGTAAAACTGGCAATCACTTATACATTAAATACTGTTTGGCCAGGGTTAGAGCTGTGCAGTTGCAAGGGAGGATTTACTAAGCGTCATCTGATTAAGCTTTCTAAATGCAATTTAGAAGTCTTTATCA
Proteins encoded in this region:
- the Gpr15 gene encoding G-protein coupled receptor 15; the protein is MESKNTYQIQHLTSAMDPTATLLYLDYYEDSSTDHPIMETLSHTSYTSVFLPIFYTAVFLTGVLGNFILMVSLHFKHGNRRLIDIFIINLAASDFIFLVTLPLWVDKEASLGLWRTGSFLCKGSSYVISVNMHCSVFLLTCMSMDRYLAIMCPALSRRVRRRNCAYAVCTSVWVISCLLGLPTLLSRELTHMDGKPYCAEKTPTPLKLMWGLVALIVTFFVPLLSILTCYCCITRRLCAHYQQSGKHNKKLRKSIKIIIIVASAFIFSWLPFNTFKLLAIVSRLQPEYQFSVASFQLAMEVCGPLAFANSCVNPVIYYVFDSYIRRAIVRRLCPCLKNYDLGSSSETSDSHLTKALSNFIHAEDFVRRRKRSVSL